Genomic window (Rosa chinensis cultivar Old Blush chromosome 6, RchiOBHm-V2, whole genome shotgun sequence):
ATCAATTGTATATGAATTGCTGTACTTAATGGCTTTTCCACTTGCATAGGCGAATCAAGTAATAACATaattaaccactgcaagtggtctACTGGTTCTtacctagttgggtgtgctccccaacctaggttcgaacctcgaagttgtcaaagtggccagacactgtgctgcaatgcacagttggagcatttcacatgcactgaaggggtttatcttaggcctaggaagcctttgggtttcCCTTgacaaagttaaaaaaaaaaaaaaaagtaataacaGAATCTATTTACCAACACTAAtgctcagaaaaaaaaaaacaacaaaaaacgaTGGCACAAATTAACGaccaatttatttaatttgtagAGTCAGGTTTGAATAAGGGCATCTTAGTTTATTTTCTATAGGAAATTAGGAATAGGTTAGTAGTTTGCAAATTATGGTACACAAAAAGTCTCCATCCTTTATGCTAAACGTCAGATTGTATTTTCTTTAGTTCTCTGCTAGAGAATCTAGTTGTTTGATTACATGAATGTCAAACCTTTCCATGATAAGACAAAAGTTCCCTTCAATTTATCTCACAAATCCGTCCCAGATTGCATTAATATACTGTTTGGGAATAGGGAGAACTGCGAAGCAAAACCACAGACTGATGAACGAAGAAGAAGTTAGACAGTAAAGGGATTGCTTAACAATCGTGTTTAGAAAAGTTGGAATGGAGTACTGCGTGAAGGGCTGTCACTTTTGTTTGCAAATCATGGTACAAAACAAGTTTCAATCCTTTGTGCTGGCAAGATCTCTCGTTACAGATTTTAGACTTTATCCTTGGTGACTGAGGATTGGCTTCCAACTCCTCAGATTTTTAATTTGGTTATTCATGACAAGTTTGTAGCGGAATATGGAATTAAAGTTTGTAATTACAAACTGTTTATTAATTATTTGTAAATCATATATGGTGGTAGCTAGTTTAGCATAAAGCTGCATGAAAAAATTTGAATAATAGTGATCTCGAGTTCTCGACTGATATGACACATTTGAAAGTGTTCTAACATTGTCAAAACATGTCAAACTTtgtcaacatttttttttatattgaaatTCTCTTGCTATAATCTCATAGTTGATGGTAATTATATCGGTTTTCTAACTTTAGAAAATTGTAGCAAAGAATTGGGTTAGTATTTTTGAATTCTGTTGGTTGTATAATTGCTTAAATATTTAGGTGTGAACATTTTTCGgtgagaaaataagaatatacaattttgacaaaaaaaaaaaagaaccataTGCTCATCCATGGGACTACTCTTCATTCTCTGTTCATGCACTAATAATGAGCTTTGCTCATCAGTGTTCTTCAACTCCTCAATTAACAGACCACACAAGCAAAATTTGGATCATTGATTGAAGAATCTTCTCCACCATTGCAACATCTTCCAGTTTGTCACCATGTGGAAAATCTCAGACCCCTTGCAATTTTTATGGTGACAAATGGAAGATGTTGCAGTGGTGGAGAAAGATTCTTCGATCAACATTCTCCCTCCTTAAAGTCTCATGCTCCTTGCGAAGAGCCTGTAGCTGCTACCTGCTTTTCACCCCTGATGTCCCTTAATACATAAAATCTCATATCTGTTTCAACGTGTCCTTCTGAAGAATAGTCTCCAAAATGACACAATCAACTACTTGAAGCAGATAGTTTTTGGCCTTGAGATCCTTCAATTTCTGTTCTTCTGCTCAGCCTCCCTCTTCACCACACCCACCGCTGGCTGGTTCATTGACACCCGCTTCCACTATAACCTAATACTCTCATTGGATCACAAGAAATTTTTCATCAATATGCTTCAATGGTCATAAAGTTAATCGGTTGCCATGACCAATTGACCATTGGAGCATGTTGATGGAAAATTTCATGCACCTAATGACCATCGAAACGAGGGATTCAGGGCTGCACAAAGTTGCTATTGGTTGCCATGAACACTTGCTGCTTCAAGTAAGCTGccacttttccttttccttttttttaaaaaaaaaaatttacttttaGGGATACCAGAATgttgaaaactttgattgaAAACGATAAGAAAAGATACTTCTAAATGAATTCGATAATATTATGCATTAATTAAGGAGGATATAAATAGTACTACACCAACAAACAACTCAGAAAATATGGAACAGTACTAATCCCATCCGTAACAAACTCCTCAACTGTTGGGATGCTCCTAAAGAACAGGTAAACAAATACTCTACCTATTGACTTATTCAATTACTATCACAAACAGAACATCATGATAGTGATGTCGACGCCGGGGAGCAACGACGTCGTTCAAGATCCTGGCAAGACAAGAACAGGGGTAGATTTAGACACGGATTGCCTAACGAATGTGCTAAATTTCAAGAGTTGGAATGTAGTCGTTATTTTTGGTTGTCTCTTTTGTCTGTAAATCATGGTACAAAACATCCTCAGTTGTTTGTGTTGATAACGTCTCTATTTTCCAATCTTTACACCTCATCCCTTGTTTACTGAGAGGCAGGATCAGGAACCTCCTCAGAGTTTTGGTCCATCTTAAAACTAGTTCGTAGCTGAATATCGAATTGATAAGACTCGTTTCTCTCATTCTCTGTCACTGCTTTTGTAAAATTTGCATGTAGTTAATTGTAGCAAGGAAAAAGCTACTTCACTCAAGCAGTCAAGCTACCTGGCTTCTGTACTGTAGAAGCATTGCGGTATGTTTCAGATATACACCCTCTCCTTAGGGATTTGTCCTTCAAGGATGATTTAGCACTTTTCAAGACCGGTCAAATTTTCCCAGATGTGATAGGAAAGTGGAAATTTTTAGAGAACTCGCATTTGGGGAGCAACTTGGGGAAAATATTGCCGCTAGTGCCAGACCGTGGTGAAAGTTTGAGTAGATTTGACACTGGAAAGTCGACCCCCTTTGCTATAATGTTTTGGATATGATCCTTATGCATTTGACACTCACTTCAAGCACTTTAAGGATTTATGGATTGCGAACACCGATCTTAGTCAAGTTGCAGCATCCACAAATTGCTACCAAACCTTAAcaagtgtgtttggatgaaggaaaaaaaaatgaaatttaaatgaaaatgaaGATAATTTCTAAACATGAACTATCTTATTTGACATTTTAAAtttagaaattatgaatttcattGGGATATTGACCAAATACTCAAATTTGGGTCAATATACTCTCATGATTTACTCTACTAAGAGTTTTTCACTCCCATTTACCTAATTTAACATTTAATGACAGTTTTGTCCTATCAATTAAACTGAAACTAACTCCTCCTCTCTCctcccagactctctctctctctctctctctctctcccccccccttctcctcctcctcgtcgTTGGAGCACCAGAGTCCGATTCACAGTGGTGAAGACTTCACCTGCAGAAGTCATGTGGCCCGGCAAGTCGATGACGGTGACGTAACCTTTTCGGCTGCTTTTGGGCCATCTTGGCTCTGTTTCTCGACGGGTTTTGGGCCATCTCGGCTATGTTTCTCTATCCGGATCTTGGCCGGGTCCGTGCTCAACAATTTCACCACGGTGAGTAACCGAGTTGATGTCAGAAAGATCGATAGTGGGGAGGGTGGCAGCAATGTGTTTAGATGCAGGTTTGAGGTCGGAGAGGGTTTCGGGGTCATGGACGAAGAACTGAGGGATGGAAGTGATGCCGGAATCGAAGAGGCCTTTAATTCCGATCTTAGACTCGTCGAATTCTTTCACTTCCTTCACTCGGTCATAATGTCATATCCTGATGTTGCATCTAGGGCTGGGTTCGGTACGGTACCGGACCTTCAAGTCCAAAACCACCTACCGTACCAGAACTTATTGGTACACAAAATGAAGTGCCACTACCGGCCACAAAAGTCGGTATACCGACTTCTCGGTATcggttggtatcggttggttgggcctccaaccGAGTTTAAGATTGGGCCAGCTTTCAGCTACGgcccaaatgaaaattttaaatccCTAACCTGTCAACAACTGAAAAACTGAAAGCAAATCAAAAACAATCAAATAACATATATGAATTTAAAGGCCCAGAGCCCCAGACCATACGCAAATGTAAAACAATCAAAAAACTTATAACTCtcagtctctcactctctcacatcaacttcagttcatcacttacagttcatctcatcatcagttcatcacttcatagttcatatcatcacttacagttcatctcatcatcacttcatatcATCACTTACAGTTCACACAAATGAATGAATCATACAATAACAAAGAGGACAATAGTTGAAAATAAAGTATTCAAAGACTCAAATTTCATCTCATCGTCACTTCATACTTGCTTGTTGTGCTCCCTGCCTCACTCAAAGAGTCAAAGTTTCtgcaaatcaattttaattGAAAAGAATAAGAATGCTGGCAGTTCTGCAAATTcaatcaatgaagaagaatttAGGCAGTTTTTGCAATTTCTAACGTTGAACAAAAAAGCTCACGATGTTGGCTGCTGCCTGCTATGCATCAGCTTGTGTAGAGCTGAGATTGGTCAATGTTGACTCCATTCCTTGATTAAAAGCATTTTCTGCAAAATAACAAAGACAAGGTTAAAAACAATATCATGATTCataaaataagaaacaaacaatATGAGTAGCTTACCCCTCTCAAGTTCCTCCAAAGAGTGATACATTTCAAGGTCATCGTCAGTGGGATCTTTGTAGAAGTTTGGGGGATCGGATTTTAACCAATCCGAACTGCAAACAAGGGCTTCCACCATTTTTGGTGTCAATGAAGCTCTAAAAGGATCCACCACTCTTGATCCCAAACTAAATGCATTCTCCGAAGGCACCGTTGAGCAAGGAACAGCAAAAACATTCTTTGCTAACTTTGATAGGATTGGATAGGTTAACTCATTGGCCTTCCACCACTTATGAATTTCAAAATTCTTTGCAAGGAGGCTAACATACCTATCCGATAAATACTGATCAACCTCATTTCGTATGCATTGTGACTGCTCTGCCATCCTCTCCCTTGCTATTTGCTTGCTGACTTCATCAAGATTCTCCAAGTCATCCCCTTCGAATCCTAGATCTTCTCCCATGTACGGTTCAGCTTCGTTGCTGCCTTCATTGGCTTTGTATTCATCATACATCTTCAGCAAAATTTTCTTTAAGTCCCCTTGTATTGAATGAATTGTCTCGTAGCTTGCATTGACTTTTTGCATTGCTACTTTAGCCCACTGCAGCTTGTATCTTGGGTCAAGAACATTAGCTATCATGATTATCTTGTTCACCGATTCGAAGCTTCCCCAATATTTGTTGAACTTGGCCTTCATTGAAGTGGCAACCCTCTTCAAAATAGGGTCTTTTGCAATGATAGCCTTGTCAATCTCAGTCTGCAATGTAACCatttcaacaaataatatatTGGCAGTGATCTTCTTCCAAGCGCTCAGCTTTACAGTAGCTTCATAAAACTTcttcaaaaacaaacaaaatgctTCTGCACTCCTCCAATCCTCACTAGATGGTGGTCCAACCCTGGCTTTGCCATTTCTGTCCGTTTCGTCGAAATAAGCTTTAAAATTGCAGTCTTCTTCACCCATTCTGCCGAACACAGCTTCATACTTAAGTGCAGCTTCAAGCATAAGGTATTTGCTATTCCATCTTGTGACTACCTCTAATGGAACATTGGCATTTGCCCTGCACTGTTCCAAAACAGCAAACTCCCTGAACTTGTCAAGACGACTTGATGAACTCCTAACATACTTGGCACAGTTCCATATAGCAGCAATCCCATCTTGTAACTCCTTCAGACCATCCTTAACTATCAAATTTATAATGTGGCATGCACATCTTAAATGTAAAAACTCTCCCTCAAACATCAAAGTCTTGTAACTGGTCAACCTTCTCTTCATGTATGCCATAACTAAGTCATTAGCACTAGCATTGTCTACTGTGATTGTAAACACTTTGGTGATCTCCCATTGCCTCAAACACTGCTCTACTACCCTTCCAATCTCCTCTCCTTTGTGACTAGTAATTGTACAAAAGTTGATGATCCTTTTGTGCAATTTCCAGTCACTATCCATGAAGTGGGCTGTTAGTACTAGGTAGTTTATATTCTGGATCGATGTCCAGGTGTCGGTGCCTCGGTGGTAATTGAGATCCGAGTTTCATTTGCCTTCAATTGACTCAACAAAACAGCCTTCTCAAAATTGTACTTATCTAGCACACCCTTGGCAGCCTGCTTTCTGTCCATTCCAGGCCATTGAGGTTCTAACTCTTTGCAGAAAGCTTTGAATCCCTCCTTCTCCACGTGCCTAAAAGGGAGCTCATCCTTGATAGTCATATCGATGCACCTATCATCACACCTCTTTTTGTTATACTTATGGTATGAGGCTCCTCCACTCACATTATCTCTATTCAACTTAGCCTGCTTAGGATCAAGTTCTGCATGTAATGGATGAGTAGCACATTTCCTAGTATGTGCCCACATCGAGCTTGTCCCATTCTTTTTAGTATCACATAACACTCTATCATTGCAATAATTGCAAGTACACCAACAAGTATCTATTAGGTCTGAGTTCGGGTGTTTACATCTAGTAAAATGTGCCCAAAGAGGGCTTTTGTTTGCaggctcttttcttttctgcccaGCAGTAGCTGCTCCATGGGATTGGGAGTTGGTAGGATCAGATTCATCAGCTGAACCTGAAGTTTGCCCTAAAGGTGGGAGTGTTTGTCCTAAAGGTGGTGGTGGTTGTCCTAAAGGTGGTTATGGTAAAGGTGGTTGTCCTAAAGGGGAATGATCCAAAGCTGCAGTACCCGTCACATGTATGCCAGAACTAATCGAAGGGCTTGAGCTACTAGTCTGACTCAAATTACCACTTTGAGTACCCATAGctgcagaaaaaagaaacaagtggAACATACAaacattataaatttataatagctgcagaaaaaagaaacaaacatagCATACAAACATCAAACATTGTGATATTAATAGttgcagaaaaaagaaacaaacatcaAACATTATAATATTTATAGCTGCAGAAAAAagaatcaaacaaaacaaacaaacatcaaacattttaattgttgcagaaaaaagaaacaaacatcaAACATTGTGCTATTAATACAAacatcaaacatatatataatatataacatTTTCATCATCTAACTTTACAAATATATATCACTTTGAAACTGACCTGTTGGTCCAAACCGACCAACTGCAGTGCTCCTATGTTGCTCCAGTTCTAACTTCTAAGCCTTGATTGTAAGATGTCTTGAATTGTTGAGAACTTGAGATTGGAACACCTGAAAATTATAATCAGAGCATGTTAGACCAAATAAGAAAAGCAACATATAAAGTAGGGAAACTCGGATCAGAATGAAATTGTAAATGCTATGGTGCATGTAAAATTGTAAATGAGTCTTGGGTTGCCATTTTCTAATTCATCTGTACTCCATTTAAAATGCTTTGCAACTCTTACTCTCTTACTCAGATAAAAGCTCTTACAAAGAGAACAACACATAGTCATGAAAATTCAAATAGAGAATTATGCATATATCGAATTATACCTTCAATTGAATAGAGTCTTGCTTACAATTCAGAGT
Coding sequences:
- the LOC112169552 gene encoding zinc finger BED domain-containing protein RICESLEEPER 1-like; amino-acid sequence: MDSDWKLHKRIINFCTITSHKGEEIGRVVEQCLRQWEITKVFTITVDNASANDLVMAYMKRRLTSYKTLMFEGEFLHLRCACHIINLIVKDGLKELQDGIAAIWNCAKYVRSSSSRLDKFREFAVLEQCRANANVPLEVVTRWNSKYLMLEAALKYEAVFGRMGEEDCNFKAYFDETDRNGKARVGPPSSEDWRSAEAFCLFLKKFYEATVKLSAWKKITANILFVEMVTLQTEIDKAIIAKDPILKRVATSMKAKFNKYWGSFESVNKIIMIANVLDPRYKLQWAKVAMQKVNASYETIHSIQGDLKKILLKMYDEYKANEGSNEAEPYMGEDLGFEGDDLENLDEVSKQIARERMAEQSQCIRNEVDQYLSDRYVSLLAKNFEIHKWWKANELTYPILSKLAKNVFAVPCSTVPSENAFSLGSRVVDPFRASLTPKMVEALVCSSDWLKSDPPNFYKDPTDDDLEMYHSLEELERENAFNQGMESTLTNLSSTQADA